The nucleotide window CATCCCATAGCCACATGCTGCCCAAAAATATGTCCAGCGAAGCCATGACGGCCATGAAAAATTACAATTGGCCGGGAAACATCCGTGAACTGGAAAACATGGTTAAACAGTTTCAGGCCATGGTTCCGGGCGACACCATTTCCATAAAGGACCTCCCTCTGCACATAGTACACCCCGGAAAGACCCCGCCAACAGAACAGCCTGAAATCAAACCGGAAGAAACCAAGAATCTGCCGCAAGAACCCCAGGATGACATCAGCGGGCTGACCTGGCAGGAAATGGAATACGCATATGTAATGAAGTTGCTGGAAAAATTTCGCTGGAACATCAGCCGTGCCGCCCGGGCAGCAAACATTAACCGCTCCACCTTTGATTCCCGCATGAGAAAGCTGGGGATCAGTAAAAACGGCTAACGCCTCCGTAAAGAAGAAAGTAAAAACCGCTCACCAAACACATCAAACCGCTGACGGTAAAAGCTCTGGACTCCGACATTGGCGGGGTGCTAGATAAATGGATGGATCACATCATTATATAATACTGCTTACCAGCCTCCCGCATGAAACGGGGGAAGAACTCAAGGATTTACCAGATGCTCCTTCTCGGAATTGATGTCGGCGGAACCCATACAGACGCCGTTGCAATAGGTCCTGACGGCCTGGAAGCGCAGGTTAAGGTCGCCACAGATCATGACAATCTGCTTTCCTCCATCAGGAACAGCCTTGGAGAAATTGTCCGCCATACGGACCCGGCCCGGATCAAACAGCTAAACCTGTCCACCACCCTGTCCACTAACTCCATTGTGGAAGGAAATTATGAAGACGTAGGCGTCATTGTCTCCGCAGGACCGGGACTTGATCCTCATTCATTTATGACCTGCAAAGACTTCCACGTCATCCCCGGATCACTGGACCATCGCGGATCGGAAACAAAGCGGCTGGACAACCTCTCCCTTGAAGAAGCGATTGTTTCCTGCCGCAATGCAGGGATTAAAGTTTACGCCGCGGTCACTAAATTTTCCCCCCGCAACCCGGCCCATGAAAAATCCATCGAGCTGGCAATCGGTGATAATTCAGATTTTACCACTTTAGGGCACCAACTCACCGGACGGCTCAACTTCCCGCGCCGTATTTCCACGGCCTTTTACAATTGCGCAGTCTGGCGGGTCTTCAACAAATTTGCCGATGCCATCGCCGACACCCTTGATGAAATGGGGTTGGGCCAGATCAAGGTCAATATTCTCAAAGCGGACGGTGGAACCATGCCTCTGGACTTATCACGCAAAGTTCCGGTGCAATCCATTTTTTCCGGTCCGGCTGCAAGTGTCATGGGCATCATCGCCCTGTGCAATATCACCCATGATTCCATCATTTACGATATAGGCGGCACCACCACCGACATTGCCATCTTCGCCGGAGGCAGTCCGCTTATTGAACAGGAAGGTATCCATATAGGCTCCCACCCCACCCTTGTACGAGCTCTGAAGGTCCATTCCATCGGCATCGGCGGGGATTCAGCCATTTCAATGTTTAATGAAAAAGTCCGGGTCGGCCCCAACCGTTTAGGCCCGTCAATTGCTTTCGGGGGCGAGACTCCCACCCTGACCGACGCCCTCATCTGGAAAGAATCCTGCGATTGCGGAAATATTGAACGCTCCAAAACAGGCTTCACCTCTTTTGCCGCTAAAAACGGCCTTGAACCGGATGAACTCGCAGATCAGGCCATCGGCTACGCCGTGGACAAGATCCACGATTCCACCCGCAGTCTTGTGGACGAGATTAACCAGCAGCCTGTTTATA belongs to Marinifilum sp. JC120 and includes:
- a CDS encoding hydantoinase/oxoprolinase family protein → MLLLGIDVGGTHTDAVAIGPDGLEAQVKVATDHDNLLSSIRNSLGEIVRHTDPARIKQLNLSTTLSTNSIVEGNYEDVGVIVSAGPGLDPHSFMTCKDFHVIPGSLDHRGSETKRLDNLSLEEAIVSCRNAGIKVYAAVTKFSPRNPAHEKSIELAIGDNSDFTTLGHQLTGRLNFPRRISTAFYNCAVWRVFNKFADAIADTLDEMGLGQIKVNILKADGGTMPLDLSRKVPVQSIFSGPAASVMGIIALCNITHDSIIYDIGGTTTDIAIFAGGSPLIEQEGIHIGSHPTLVRALKVHSIGIGGDSAISMFNEKVRVGPNRLGPSIAFGGETPTLTDALIWKESCDCGNIERSKTGFTSFAAKNGLEPDELADQAIGYAVDKIHDSTRSLVDEINQQPVYTIHELLENRKIIPRKIYIMGGPAQAMKMDVFRKFRLSTEVPENYDVANAIGAALTRTTTELELFADTERGLMFIPSLGHRENVPRNYKLEDAEKDAMNHLLAHLGEMHVASDGSNAQITSSSSFNMVNGTSTVGRNIRVKCQIKPGVDRTYS